GCCATTCAGACACTCCCACTTTATAATAGTCCGATTTTGCCTATTTTATTTTTAGCCAGTGGACTTTCAAGCGGGATTGCAGCTTGCATTTGCTTTGGGCTTATATTTTTTGAAAAAGAGGTTTCAAAAGATACTACAAAATACCTTTTAACGATGGATTTAAGGGTTATTCCCATTGAATCTTTATTGCTTTTTGCACTTTTTGTAGGGCTTTATTTTCAAGGAGGCGAAAAGGCAGTTGCTGCTATTACTTCGCTAACTAGTGGAACTTGGGCGGGAATCTTTTGGATTTGTGTAGTTGGATTTAGCGTTGTAGTACCTAGTGTAATTGCTCTAACTGCACTTAAAAACCACGCTTATAAGGTTAATTTCATACTTTTAAACTCACTTTCTATTATGATTGGAGTATTTGCTTTAAGAATGTATATTCTTTATGCAGGGCAGATTTATCTAGGGACTTAAGCTCCCTAGTGCATGTGCATTGGCTTAGTAGCATTAGCATCCATTATGTGCATACCATGATTACCATGACTTACATTTCCTCCGCCAAAAATCATAATCCCTCTATAAACCATAAGCACACCAAAAATAATAATAGCAATAGAGGCTAGATTTAAGAATAATTTTCTAATTTCATTTTTATCCAAAATAGACCTAGAAATAACACCAAACAAAAACAACGCAAAGATAGTCCCAAGCCCAAAAGAAAGCATAATTAAAGCACCACTCAATATGCTTCCACTGCTAGCTGCCTTAAATAAAAACGCATATACAAAACCACAAGGAAGCAATCCATTTAACATACCAAGAATAAAGATTCCACTTACACTTTGAATCTGTAAATATTTTTGAAATATTGACTTATACCATCTAGTATTTTGTATGTTATATTCTAGCTTTTTAAAAAATGATATTTTCCCAAATAAAGATAATCCAGCAAGAATCATACATATACCAGCTAAAACAAATAAGCTAGATTTAAAAAATATATTTAAAGAAAACATACTACCAATAAACCCAACTACAATCCCAAGTGCTACATACATGCTAACTCTACCTAAGTTATAGCTTAGATGATAGATAATTTTATTAGATTCTAGTTTTGAGCTATATGCTAGAACTATGCCTCCACACATTCCAATACAATGCCCTGCACTCCCAAGTAGTGCAATAATAAAAACACTAATTAGTTCATTCATA
Above is a genomic segment from Helicobacter ibis containing:
- a CDS encoding sulfite exporter TauE/SafE family protein, which produces MNELISVFIIALLGSAGHCIGMCGGIVLAYSSKLESNKIIYHLSYNLGRVSMYVALGIVVGFIGSMFSLNIFFKSSLFVLAGICMILAGLSLFGKISFFKKLEYNIQNTRWYKSIFQKYLQIQSVSGIFILGMLNGLLPCGFVYAFLFKAASSGSILSGALIMLSFGLGTIFALFLFGVISRSILDKNEIRKLFLNLASIAIIIFGVLMVYRGIMIFGGGNVSHGNHGMHIMDANATKPMHMH